One region of Halomonas huangheensis genomic DNA includes:
- the petA gene encoding ubiquinol-cytochrome c reductase iron-sulfur subunit: MADSGVNKGRRRFLVGATSVLGAVGAVGVAIPFVASWQPSARARAAGAPVQADISKLEAGQRMTVEWRGRPVWLVNRTPEMIERTEDLTADILADPESERPQQPEYVTGPLRSIRPEIGVLVGICTHLGCSPLYKPEPNAQDVGAEDWPGGFFCPCHGSRFDLAGRVFRNVPAPTNLEVPPYHFISDTVIVIGEDGESA; the protein is encoded by the coding sequence ATGGCAGATAGCGGCGTGAACAAGGGGCGGCGCCGTTTCCTCGTGGGCGCGACCTCCGTTCTGGGAGCGGTTGGTGCCGTCGGGGTGGCGATACCCTTCGTAGCTTCCTGGCAGCCGAGCGCCAGGGCCCGAGCAGCTGGGGCACCCGTCCAGGCGGACATTTCCAAGCTTGAGGCGGGGCAGCGGATGACCGTCGAGTGGCGTGGCCGTCCGGTGTGGTTGGTCAACCGAACTCCGGAGATGATCGAACGTACCGAGGACCTCACCGCAGATATCCTTGCGGACCCGGAATCCGAAAGGCCGCAGCAGCCGGAATATGTGACAGGGCCGTTGCGCTCCATTCGCCCTGAGATCGGAGTGCTGGTCGGAATCTGTACCCACCTGGGTTGCTCTCCTCTCTACAAACCTGAGCCCAATGCGCAGGATGTCGGTGCAGAAGACTGGCCAGGTGGCTTCTTCTGTCCTTGTCATGGCTCACGCTTTGACCTTGCTGGAAGGGTCTTCCGTAATGTGCCGGCGCCGACCAACCTGGAAGTGCCGCCGTACCATTTCATCAGTGACACGGTGATCGTGATCGGTGAAGACGGGGAGAGCGCATAA